CAGAGGCCATCGTCGGGTCCGTCAGCTGGATGCACAAACTGGGAGATGAAAGGACCACGAAAAGACCTTTTTTGGGTTGATCATACAACAGGATTAATAATACTGGTTGGTACCATGAATAATGCATGATTGATGTTTTATGATGATTCAGAATTATGAGAATTAGTCAGAACTAACTATTTTAGTCCCGTAAAAATAAACTATCTTccaagaaaattccagaatctcaATGCCCATATTTGAAAtatctaaatgaattatttttgaAGAGACAAAAATAAAGGAGTCTAGGTAGAAATGAGATTTTGATTAGTCCAACAATGCTATTATCGATAGCACGATAGCTCCTCTATACCAAGTATTTTAAGTGTGCATGCATGTCCCATACTTCCATTATCGAATTACCATCCTATGATTGGGATTAACATTGCTCAATTTTACgttcaaaatcaagcaaaacGTTACGTACACATGCaggatatacatatatatgtttgCATGTAACGCCAATGGATTCCACTAACCACTCAATCCTATCTTTATAATGGCTCTATattagttagaggctgaataaGTTGCAGTAGTAGAGTTTTGTTGTTTGTTTCGTCATTGACCCAAAAACAAGTTGATTCTTCAGCTGTAAAGAGACTTTTGAATTGTGAGCTCTTGGTTCTGCTTTTTCTTTCATCCTTTATGTCGAAATAATGAATTGAATCCATGGAAAGCAATGACGTCAGttgaagatatatatatatatatatatatatatatatatatatatatatatatatatatcatgggATCAAATGGGCTGCATGTCTGCGCCTATTCTGTGTAAACCGCCTAAACAATAAGCACCAATGACTGCACTGTAGTCTGCCCTGAAAGGTGGAAAATGTCGCTGATTCCTTCTTCCCAGATCACAAACAATAGGATTCAATTAGTCTTGATTACCTCTATTTTCTTTGTGAATGTTCTCACTATGCCTTTCTCTCATAGATTTGGACTAGATTGATATGATAGATGTAAATTCGAGAAGCttacccaaaaacaaaaaactaaaaatgggAAAATTTTTAAAggtgattttgtttttttttccttataaaaTATCCATAGAGAGTGATATGTTGTCTATTATACTTACTCGTAAGACATAAGTTCCGTAGCGTGCATTATTTGATAAGAATATCAAATATTCAACGTAAAGAACCAGAAACTGTCTTTTCAATTTGTTACGAGGGCAGATATTTCCTGTGAGGATGGTGCACAAAATCACACATCTACTACACAATATTCGTGATCCAAACTTGTAGATTCGAGTGGAAGAGGACtacaataaaattatttttgcttGTCCTAGCTAGGATTCCTGGCTAAGTTCGTAGAATCACATTTGTTGAGAATAGAAGAAGTTTAGCAAAATATGACATGTCTAATAAGGTTAAAAGTCAAAAACAGATTAAGGGAAGACGTGTTAGATTTGGGACCAGGAACAAGttcattaattaattaacaTCCTGTAATTCATCATAAATAAATTGTATGACTTTGTAATCGAGATGTAAAAAAGTTCAGATTACTTGCTAAGCTTTCGTACCATTTTTTACATcgaaatgtaatagataggtgaAAAGCCTAGCAAGTAATCTGaactcttttcccttttttttttttggtggggtttccctggttttttttttggcttaaaTATTGACTTTTAAAGTCAGGCCTAATTTCCTTAACTCCGAAGCATGGACTTTCTTTACACTTGATAGCATGGAATGTGCCCTGGCTGCTAAGATATAAAGGCCACATTGTCAACAAACAGCATCGAATCTGCAGTCTTACTCGACTACTCTATCCAAGAGTTACGAGTCAAAagcaatgttttcagaaccggaccggaccggccggttcaacCGGTTGGACCGCGAACCGGACATGCCACCGGTCCGGTCTGGAGCTAAAGCCGGAGATTAATAGAAAACCGTTAGAAACCGGTTGACCCGGACGAACCGTGAAAAATCGCTTGAACCGTAAACCGGcagtttttgaaacttttgtgaACATTGCAAAATTAGTTTCGGAATTGTGGCTGATAAGAATCGAACATGGGTTCATAGGATTGCAAGGAGGGTTCTTTACCATTAAGCCACAGGCTAGTTTGTTGTCTGTGGACATCTACTTAATTTATTaagtaaaaaattgaaaatacacTAGCACTAAAAGTCTAAAACACGTCAGCCTCTTATTCCTTTGTTGGCTTCAATTCCTTGGTGTCGGCGGCTCATTCAGTCATTCTCCTCtgttctgtttctttttcctcttctcaTTTTGGCATTTCAGCCGTGAATTGAATATTGATCTAGTTTGTACTATTTTTGCATGATTTCTTCGGCTCAGTTGCAGAGTTGAGATTCGCAAgtaaattttgaaggaaatccAAAGAAGTACTAATCTAGtaatcaattttttcttttttttattttattttttttcatgaatttgtcCTTTTTTTGTCTATTTTTTGTCATGTAAATACACTCAAATGCAATACTAAACTACGTATATCTTTGATTTTTGGATAATTTATGGTTGTTCTTTGTTTTAATTGGGCTAAAATTTGTTGCATGTAATtcccttttttctattttttggttcATTTTGAATTTAgcaaaatataatataataaagacACCTATGCTATGGGCAATTTCATTTTATAACTATTATTGTTTTCTtccattagtttttttttaaaattttagtttgtatccttcttgctTTGTTGGGGGAATACAAGGAAAAAGACAGTCCCGTgggttgttttttttgtttttttaactaATGCAAATTCCAaacagtccaacttggtttttTTGCTTGGACTGATGTTGAagagaaatttaaataaatgaatgCATAAGATACAGAGATTGGGTAAGAAATGCTCCCAGAAATATTGTTGCAAATAGAAATAAAGAcaaaatataaatagaaaaaatataaattgaATATGGCAAATATTTCATAAACCGATTGTGCTCTATTTCATGTCCAATTTTCATCGAATTTTTTTAGTACATTATTTATAGGAAAAGTAGAAAGAAAACTTGCGGTAAATTACGATATTTTGGTTATGTTTATCATTCCATTTCATGTATAAATTTTAGGaattttattattatctcaacttaaatttaattttaagtTATTTTAGTGATTGCATTTTAAGAACTTAAGTTATCAATAACTACTTTGGAGCATCAATAACTATGCTTTTAAATTTAGTTTTAGCACTGAAGTtgcattccaaaaaaaaaaaaaaaaaagcagtgaACCGGTGAACCGGCCGGTTGAACCGGTCGGACCCGATCGGACCTCGAACCAATCCCTTCTCCGGTTCATTggccggtccgagtttaaaaacattggtcAAAAGTGATGATTTTCCTGGATGACTGCTAGTCTTGCCAAACCGATTTTGTTGAAACTAAAAATTGGCCGAAAAAACATGGCAACATTCTTATTaaggttttttttaaaaaaaaaaaaaattgtttaggTGCCTGTCTGTATATGATCACTATTTATTTCTTGGACTGCATTGACCACTTAATTATGGCTCTTTTTTTCTTCACTTAAAAAGAATCTAAACTTGCAAATGGCTATTTGGCATCCATTCATTTATCAACCTCTCAAAAATTATTTGTCCAGTGTTTGACATTTCTTATATAGAACAGTCTACTACACATTTTTCTAAATATAGCCACATAGAAAATGGAAAGAGCAATACCGTGCATGAGACGCTTAAACCTCATCCATTGCGGTCTTTTTAAACTGTACAATACGGTACCCCAAGTGTCACGGCACAGAAAAAATTGTCTGGTCATTTTTTCGTCTCAGAAAATGCTTCGACAGGAGAAAATTCTACCACGTAATTGGTCTACATAACCATTAATTTTCCGTTGACGGACTATCTCTCTCCGTTATCCAGAATGGAAGACAAGAAGGAACAATAACGGGAAACAGTCAAAGTTAGGGCGAAAGTAATTATAATCCTGTGGAGCTCAAATTCTGAGCTTTGGCACGACTTCTTGGATGATAAATCGTATTAGAGAGAACATTTTTAACTCCAAAGTATATTGAAAGAAGAGGTATAATCTTAGTAtaattattaagaaaaaattgaaacctTCTCTGTgtaaacggcaaaagaaagttCTCCGGAGCCAGAGTAACTACTATAAGGGACAACTATGCAGGTAAGCATATTATTACATTTTTGGGAGATGGAGGGATTGGGTGTTTTGAGAACGAGAGTGTAAATGAGAGATTCGAATTCAAATTCTTTcatttacattaaaaaaaaaaactattacaCTTTGACcataataacaaaaaaaaaaaaacccaacttGTGATTGTTAAGTTCTAACCATTTTTCACAGCAATAATTTCTAAACTTAATTGATTTAGTTTTGTTTGCCAACAAATTGACCCTATTCCTACGGCTACAGGAGATAAATTATCGCCGACCATCAAAGCAAAAATTCATTGTTTATACCAAGTAATAcgatttgaatcaagaaaagtaaAACCTGGCTGGGCTTAAATAATGAATTTATTCGGTTGAGGTCCTCATAAACACGGGCAACACCCCCATGTCTTCAACATTTCGCCTATAAAAGGCAGAGGCATTGCTCAGTTTTCTCATCGAGCAAGCTCTTCAAGAAAGTTCAAACTCAAAGCTAGTGAAACCTTGAAGAGTTTAAATCCTTTTGGGagagagccaaaaaaaaaaaagaatgggaGCCACAATGCGAGTTCTGATGATGATTGCCATGGCGGCAAGCCTTGTTTCTGTTTCCTATGCAGCTACGGGGACTGCAACTTACTATACACCACCTTATGTTCGTAAGTTTCTCTTCAGTACTATCATGCACTGCACAAGATATTGCAAATCTGTTATTCTCTCTTTTTGATTTTCCATCATCATTTAATTCGAGAGATAACTAGTTAAGATATATTTGTATACGTCTTGCATGATTCCTAGTTTTTTTTATCGTTTTCTTTAATCTCTCTGCATTTTCGTAAGGGGTCTCTTTAGTACTATCATTATTATAATTTAAAGTGCAACATGTGATATTAGCTAGACAAAAGTATTATGACCCTCTCTTCTCACAAATGTTGTACTTTTGTTGCCTTGTTAAACCAGCCTCTTCTTGTTATGGCTTCCAAGACAATGGGGTGATGATTGCAGCTGCAAGTGATGCAATCTGGGACAATAGGGCTGCCTGTGGGAGAAACTACAGAGTGACGTGCACTGGACGTACAAACGAAGGTGTCCTTCAACCATGCAGGGGCAGTGTTGTGGTTAAAATAGTTGATTATTGTCCACCCGGCTGTAGAGGAACAATTGATCTCTCCCAAGAAGCGTTTGCTATCATTGCTGATCCAAATGCCGGAAAAGTTAACATTGAATATGACCAGTAAGCCTATTATgtcttgaccaaaaatttcttcttcatctaaCGGAATTGCTTAGACTTGAAGTACTAATTGATTTCCAACTTTCTTCGTATTTTTCAGGGtttgaagttgaattttaaaAGCCTTCAGAAGGCCGAAAAGGATGTCCAGAAATAAGTAGATTTCCCATGGGAATATGTACGCTACAAAATCTATGTATGAGCTACTGCTTTGTAGCATGAACTAATGAGTAAATAAGATTACATCTGGTGAAAGCCTCTGAAACTTTAATGGTGCATTAGCTTGTTTCATTTGgattttaactttttctttttcttgagttACCATTTTCTGATTCTTTTCCTTTGGAGTAAAATTTTATGACTAATTTTAAGCGTCGTCTTCTAGTTACACTTGCTTGTTTCATTCATTTTGtatgatgaaacatttgcaatTTTCAGGACCATAGACTGAAGCTCAATGAGAGGGAAGAAAAGGAGCTTTCCCCCCCAAGTCCGATAGTTTACTTGGCCCCCAttagtttctttcattttgtgaaatttacttttgaaactCCTTAAGTGTTCCAAAAGACTCAGTAAATGCTAAAGCTTTTGAAAGTTTCTGTTAAGTCCTCAGTTTATTCCACTAATTAATTTGCTACCACAATACAATCAAAAACCACTATTGGATTGAACCTTTcacttttttcaaataattaatACTCGAGAAATTAAACTTTATGAAAGTGCTCAAAACTAATACATTATAGTGATAAAAATTTGATGAGCtatactgtcgcgccccatttttttgcgATGGAAAAGAAAGTGTTTtataaaagatgtgatttataaataataaatgaaaaaggacctagaatgggactttgaaaaatgcgacgatttgggtccaaaatttagtcaaaaaagggtttttttaaaaaagaggagtcgccacttggtattgagttttggtgtaccaagtcacccaaaaagtgtatttaaataaaataaaataaaacccttttcgacaactccaggtctttgaaaaataagagaaaacggattcgggagtcacggttgaagaaagggaaggcaaaggttcgattaactcaaacctaaggcgccctttcaacctagtctaagctagttgcgatgtttagtcaaaattttcctaatctaacccttaattttatcatatttggatgttacctacatggatgcaaatctaaaatatcgaaagggacaaaatgttcattcaagggtttaattggaccaatcgcattaattgcgaaggccaaaatgattccttgaaagtgtcacgagtacgcaaatgatgaaattaaaataaaagaaaagaaattaaattatatacatatataagtgaccaaagaaaaggggaatgcaacataaagggtacgggagACAAAAACTCGTGACTTAGTTTTCTTATACAAGGATTAATGGGGTATTtgaactaaaaagttataatcacccatttcccatatttgaaaataattatcctaacatgaacaagcaaatgaactagcttaaatgagatgtaattctaaatgacatgattagtaCCTATAGAGGGTcagggataatataataggaaatatcatgcaaatgagaaaagatcctaaaaatgaaaatatgcatgaaaatgtagcacacaaagatgaatctagcgcaagataacctaaagggtctagcgttggactagcccatttctaaaaatccttactagcattggactagcaagtaagtggagggagaagccacaactagcgttggactagtgtggtggcgtcatgcattaacaattcatagtgaagcaaataaagcataaattaaaacaaataaacacataagagcacgtaacacataacacgtaagcataatatctagatgccaaaatcctaagaaaagcggataaaacacataacacataagtcaCATAAACAcgaaacctatctattacatcggggagcgcctaactacaatctaggagggaaaaatataataaaacaaatctaattatcctatctattacatttttgaggtatttaaatgcctcccgaatcattataaaaattaactaaaacatatataagaaaatttgaatgaatatttaaatcaaataaataaagcatataaaaatatataaacacataggaacacataggagcacataagagcacgtaattgacattgaaataataaaataggagtacctcccgtttgaagtggtgactaaatggagtcaaattatcctatttatactcacaatgaacaaaagaatcatggcaccactttaattgaaaataataataatgttaaaatactaaattcacattAACATGTCAAACGCAAGGAAATttaaaaaacatctaaaaattgcaagttaaatatattcaaaagtaacataattagctattaaagaaaagaaacaatcacaataaaaagagtcaaaattcatcagggactgaattgcaaagattgaaaaacttttggggataaaaattatatttttccaaagttcgggggtcaaaatcaaataaaagataaaatttagggaccaaagtgaaattaatttaaggacctaggcgaaagaaatttaaaatgttctgggccacaatgaaactactccaaagatcaggAGCCAAAGTGCAAATCGTAACCAGATCTGGGCAAGAAAAAGGGCGTCGGGccattctttttattttacttgggcCAACCTACCTAAGCCCAACTGAAAACCCAAGCTAAAACACACAGGCCAGCCCGTCTTTTTATCCCTCAAGCCCAGCCAAAAATTCATGGGCTCCAACCTCCGAAcccaaccgaaacccaaaagaaaaatcaaccaAAGCCCAGCCCCAAAATCTAACAAAACTAGCTCTTGGCCCAACCGAAAaataaacattagcccaaacccttttttttttctttctttcttttcttttctttcttcttcctcaccttcttctttctctcgtttcttctttcttcttcggcCAGCCGAAGCTTCAGCTTCAGCTGGCGGCCATGGCGCTACCGCCGCCACCGCCTCCGGCGACTTCTCCGGTcgccaaaatttctcaaaagacACCTCCCCACTCCATTTTTCGCGTAGAATCCAATTCcggagttagtttttacaaaaaaggaaagaaaagtggtcaaatggccaaaaaacagtccagtttttatttttttcaaacactcaaatcttcaccaaaaaaacattaaatttttgccaaaacactCCTTACTACTTCTACAATACAaccatgattttaatttgacaagtaaacaacaacaaaaggaTGCATTAAATCAAAACAGccccaaaaatgaagaaaattattcTAATGCTTTTAAGGCTCAAAAACTCCCAAAATTTTTGATAACCAAGCATTTTCAGATCTTTGCTAGCTAATGGTCTTCCATTTAAGCAAAACATACACGCCAAATTCACTTCTTtgattcattttttcatttagacattttttcaaacatttggcaTGCATTCACAGcaccgtttctttttttttttctaattttgttcAGTGACCCATCCCAAAATTTCATCCATACAACACCAACAAAAATCAGCGAAAATAAGCAATAAAAGAAGGTAACCACACATACATTCAATCTagttaattaaaaaaagaaagctgGAAAAAAGGAAGATAAATACCTCAATGAAGAGTTTGGTCCCTTTGCCAAGATTTTTGATGAAATTGCCAAGCTCCAACCCAACCGATTGCTGCCTTGTTGTGTGCGAATGTGTTGGAAAAAATTTGGGAGAGAGGAGAGCCGAGGGAGAGAggagtttttctctttttctcttttttttttcttcttttcggtccagcctagagagagagccgagaacctcccttcttttcttgtctgttttttttttttttgttctgtgagggagagagccgagagagagctgggaggaggaagaaaagtGGAGTCTTGTGTGTaggactttttttttctttcaaatgaTGGCTTCTGCGGATGAAAAGAAAGGTCCCTGGCAATTGAGTGTGAAATGGGTTAAATGTATTTGgtggggaaaaaaaatgattaggatgatttgatttttttttttgttttttttgtttttttgttgttttgttgttttttcttttcgtaaagcaaacctgcaaaaatgagaaaatgcacattaaaatgcaagaaaataaataacttattaaatagaaaaatcctgagaaaatattaaaaattgacaaaaatttggtgtctacagcttgcccctctttgtctagagtttcaaagaaactcaagacaaagacgtaAACACCAAATTGCTTACCTGTCTCTTGTAGCTGCACCTGAACTAAAATAAACAAGCCAACACTTGGCTGAAATTATTGgacaaaatgatgcaataacATTGCAGAAAATGTGACCGAACCcatgtagagttgcctacgtatcccaccatgggaatcaggtcaaacgtagttcgaaTGCAAGTGAACCACAATGAAACAAGTGCATTGACCAACTGTGATCTTTGCAAAGTCGCAAAAGTCTGAACTCTCAGAACTTCTAAACATGAAACACAAAATGAATGAGAAAGCACAATTATTAATCAAAACAGTCAAGAAAAGTAACTTGTCATAATtagaaaaagatgcgcggagggacgcgattacgctccaagaagggggatagaaaggtgcgcggcggacgctgaaactcaccaacagaaatttaaattgtcGAGAAGGGGGacagaagggtgcgcggtggacgctgagactcaccaacaggaaattaaattgatgcgcggagggattcgattacgctccaacagaaaataaaattgtgaagaatgggagatagaagggtgcgcggtggacgctgagactcaccaacaggaaattaaattgatgcacGGAGGGAcacgattacgctccaacataaaattaaattgtcaagaatgggagatagaagggtgcgcggtggacgctgagactcaccaacagaaatttaaattgtcgagaagggggatagaagggtgcgcggtggacgctgagactcaccaacaggaacttaaattgatgcgcggagggacgcgattacgctccaacagaaaattaaatttgtcgagaatgggaggtagaagggtgcgcggtggacgctgagactcaccaacagaaatttaaattgatacgcggagggacgcgattacgctccaacataaaattaaattgtcaagaatgggagatagaagggtgcgcggtggacgctgagactcaccaacagggaattaaattgatgcgcggagggacgcgattacgctccaacaatAATTTAAATTGTCGagaagggggatagaagggtgcgcggaggacgctgagactcaccaacagggaATTAAATTGAATCTTCTTGattgatatatttttttttaaaacagaTTGGTGGAATTGACCCGAGCCCAATTAAACactgaaagaaatgaaaatgcaagttCAATACTATCAAACTGAAAGATTAAAATGCACGTTGCTCAAGTTGGTGGATttgcaatcttttttttttttttttttagaagaaatgaaagaaacacacttttttttttggttttgttttttttttttcaaactttagaagaaatgaaagaaacacacacttttttttttgttttgttttttttgtttttttttgaaaaaaaaatcaaaagtgacGAATTCTAAAACTTGAAGAATACCAAAGACAATTCTCCCTTCAAGAGATTCGAGAGGTACATACATATGTCACTGTCCTCTCGATTTTAAaagaccctttttttttttacgaagCCGATTTAAAATGCGTTACCAAAATTGAAGCTCATTCCTTTTGATATTTACCCCAGTGTAAATCATGTTTAACGAAGGCTGCATTTTTCATGCTTTCGAAAAAGCAAAAAGAGCGATCATATGATACCAATACCATGTGATTGTGATTCCTTGTGCTCCTTTTGGCGCTGAGAACCATGCAAGCATGATTTTTTGATGTCAAAATTGATCCTCAAGAGTTGGGCTGCAACTTGTTTTGAATCTTCTCAATTTTCTAACATCAGTCAGCCATACCTCACTTTGTACCACAAATCAACTTTTCTAATGACCAGATTTGAATGAATGGCCAGTATCTCAAGTGTCGGCAACCCGCTTTTCATTCATGATTCTCTTATGCTCCAAAATCTCACCTTGATGACCTTAACCTTTTAGATTTTCACAAAGGTCACAccttgttattttattttgttttcattttctattgtttttcattttttcattttttttctttttttgtccttctcttttttctttttcttctttttctttttctcttcttttttttttgtctttttctttcttccattctTTTGAAGACAccctttcaggttttcacctaatgaacaAATCTTTTTAATGACCTTTATCAACTCAGAAATGTATTTAAAGAAAGGATGGCATCAGCGCGACAACCCTTCCCATGTAAAAATGGTGAAGGTatattgacatcatttgccatttgattaagtgatttttattagaaataccACTAAGGCGGAGGTCGAgactttatgatttttatgatGGGGTCATGTGGGGTGTAGAAAAAGTGTTaaggtttcaaagaaaaattttcaaagaggtttcaaaAACCCTAAGACCGCACTTTATCaatatttgccccagtatgagggTATTAAGACCgaaaaaattgccccagtttggcttttgacttctttttttctttttctctctttttttttcatgacaAATAGGAGATAAAAATTTAccccagtatggggtttgcAATCTTTAGGAGAGCTATCAAATGAAGGGTTAAATTATTCTGCAGGTTCAATGGGGAAAACTAGGGGTAAGATGttcaaagagaaaagaagaaggctTGCCTTTGATCCGCCATAGATggtatttcaaaaagaaaaatcacataatcagagaaagaatttattacacaTGTCTGAATTGATTGGCAGAGGAAAGACCTGTCCATCCAGTTCTGTAAGAATGGACGTTCCTACGGATAGCACTCTTTGAACAATATATGGCCATTGCCAAGTTGGAGCAAACTTTTCTTTAACCTCTTCTTGAATCGGAAGAATTTACTTCAAAACCATATCCCTCACTTCAAATAAGCGAGATTTGTCTTTCTTGTCATAACTAACGAACCATCCTTTGATGATAGCATTGTCCATGACAAACATTCAACTTCTTTTTCCTCAATCAGAGACAGCAACTCATTGTGCTCCTTAATCCATTTGATTTCTTCTGCCTGAGCCTTTGTCAAAATGTGCAAGGACGGGATCTCGGTTTTGGCATGTATTACCACTTCCATTTCAGCATAAGAGGGCAAGGTGTTGCCCCAACTTAGAAATGTAATCTCCAATGGAATGCTCCCAGAGTTCAAttgcaaaatttgcaaaatcGAAGGAagaactctctttttttttcaacccccttttttcttttctctcttttttcttcttctttttttttctccttttttttattctcttcttttttttttattcccttcttttcttttctcttcttttttcattccccctttcttttcttttctcttttattttattccCCCCtcgttttctctcttttttttttcttttcgcttTTCattccccctttttcttttctctttttttttcaagttggcTGCTAAAATATGTACTCCTTTTGAGCAAATAGCCGATCCTCCACTTTACAATGTAGCATTATTACTCCATTTTTATTCGTgattaatctccaaatttgcaAGTTTTGAATTGCACCTTTTCTTCGATCTCAACCAAAAACACCTGCATAAggggaatttttcaaaatgcttgaatttttcaattttttttgtttttatttttttgagcaaTGATGTAACAATTAAGATTCATGCAAAGTATTGACTTACcaagattttaaaaaatatatacttgATCTTGGACATACCCtacaaatgtattata
The Coffea arabica cultivar ET-39 chromosome 6c, Coffea Arabica ET-39 HiFi, whole genome shotgun sequence genome window above contains:
- the LOC113694143 gene encoding EG45-like domain containing protein, which encodes MGATMRVLMMIAMAASLVSVSYAATGTATYYTPPYVPSSCYGFQDNGVMIAAASDAIWDNRAACGRNYRVTCTGRTNEGVLQPCRGSVVVKIVDYCPPGCRGTIDLSQEAFAIIADPNAGKVNIEYDQV